The Serratia rhizosphaerae genome has a segment encoding these proteins:
- the hupA gene encoding nucleoid-associated protein HU-alpha gives MNKTQLIDVIADKADLSKAQAKLALESTLAAITESLKEGDAVQLVGFGTFKVNHRAERTGRNPQTGKEIKIAAANVPAFVSGKALKDAVK, from the coding sequence ATGAACAAGACTCAACTGATTGATGTAATCGCGGACAAGGCTGACCTTTCCAAAGCACAAGCTAAACTGGCTCTGGAATCTACCCTGGCTGCTATTACTGAGTCTCTGAAAGAAGGTGATGCGGTACAATTGGTTGGTTTCGGTACTTTCAAAGTAAACCATCGTGCAGAGCGCACTGGTCGCAACCCACAGACTGGCAAAGAAATCAAAATTGCAGCGGCTAACGTACCCGCGTTCGTTTCTGGCAAAGCACTGAAAGACGCAGTTAAATAA
- a CDS encoding DUF1481 domain-containing protein: MKPLLFVRRALAAIGIASVLSACSWHHTPPAFTASGYVADQGVIRLWRKDDEQQRPAVLVTVYSPYRGVGTVTTRYDYQHGALRQIKRTDADGDRDSIQLRFTDDGTVSFMQRQLATRREPLSADDIARYQYQARRVLALSDALRAGRVTLYQGRWQQDGVKTCAGQWREPELGDRATAWIERRAQNSAGPVSVAWLEAPEGRQLLLVANEDFCTWEPQEDAL, from the coding sequence TTGAAGCCCCTTTTGTTTGTGCGCAGGGCGCTGGCAGCCATTGGCATTGCCAGCGTCCTGAGCGCGTGTAGTTGGCATCATACTCCCCCCGCCTTTACCGCCAGCGGCTACGTGGCCGATCAGGGCGTAATCCGCCTGTGGCGTAAAGACGACGAACAACAGCGTCCGGCAGTGCTGGTAACCGTATACAGCCCCTACCGCGGCGTTGGCACTGTGACAACCCGCTATGACTATCAACACGGCGCGCTGAGGCAAATCAAGCGTACCGACGCCGACGGCGATCGCGACTCTATTCAACTGCGTTTTACCGATGACGGTACGGTCAGCTTTATGCAGCGCCAGCTGGCGACGCGGCGCGAGCCGCTGTCTGCGGACGATATCGCTCGTTATCAATATCAGGCGCGCCGCGTACTGGCACTCAGCGATGCGCTGCGGGCCGGCAGAGTGACCTTATATCAGGGGCGCTGGCAGCAGGACGGAGTGAAAACCTGCGCCGGGCAGTGGCGTGAGCCGGAGTTGGGCGACAGAGCGACGGCGTGGATTGAGCGCCGGGCGCAAAACAGCGCAGGGCCGGTCAGCGTGGCCTGGCTGGAGGCGCCGGAAGGGCGTCAGCTGTTGCTGGTGGCGAACGAAGATTTCTGTACCTGGGAACCGCAGGAAGACGCGCTGTAA
- the hemE gene encoding uroporphyrinogen decarboxylase, with product MTELKNDRYLRALLRQPVDVTPVWMMRQAGRYLPEYKATRAQAGDFMSLCKNAELACEVTLQPLRRYALDAAILFSDILTIPDAMGLGLYFETGEGPRFSSPITCRADVEKLPLFDPEVELGYVMNAVRTIRRELKGQVPLIGFSGSPWTLATYMVEGGSSKAFTKLKKMMYAEPQTLHLLLDKLADSVILYLNAQIRAGAQSVMVFDTWGGVLTGRDYREFSLNYMHKIVDGLLREHDGRRVPVTLFTKGGGQWLEAMAATGCDALGLDWTTDIADARRRVGDRVALQGNMDPSMLYAAPQRIEQEVETILSGFGHGEGHVFNLGHGIHQDVPPENAGVFVEAVHALSAKYHR from the coding sequence ATGACTGAGTTGAAGAACGATCGTTACCTGCGTGCGCTGTTGCGCCAGCCGGTGGATGTTACCCCCGTATGGATGATGCGCCAGGCCGGTCGTTATTTGCCGGAGTATAAAGCCACGCGGGCGCAGGCCGGCGACTTTATGTCGCTGTGCAAGAACGCCGAACTGGCCTGTGAGGTGACGCTGCAGCCGCTGCGTCGCTATGCGCTGGATGCTGCCATCCTGTTTTCCGACATTCTGACCATTCCCGACGCCATGGGGCTGGGGCTCTACTTTGAAACCGGCGAAGGGCCGCGTTTCTCATCGCCGATTACCTGCCGCGCCGATGTAGAAAAGCTGCCGCTGTTCGATCCGGAGGTGGAGCTGGGCTATGTGATGAACGCGGTGCGCACCATCCGCCGCGAGCTGAAAGGCCAGGTGCCGCTGATCGGCTTCTCCGGCAGTCCGTGGACGCTGGCGACCTATATGGTTGAAGGCGGTAGCAGCAAGGCGTTTACCAAACTGAAAAAGATGATGTACGCCGAGCCGCAAACTCTGCACCTGCTGTTGGACAAGCTGGCGGACAGCGTGATTTTGTATCTGAATGCGCAAATCCGCGCGGGCGCGCAGTCGGTCATGGTGTTCGACACCTGGGGCGGCGTGCTGACCGGCCGTGATTACCGCGAATTCTCGCTGAACTATATGCATAAAATCGTCGATGGCCTGCTGCGCGAGCATGACGGTCGCCGGGTGCCGGTGACGTTGTTCACCAAAGGCGGCGGCCAGTGGCTGGAAGCGATGGCGGCGACCGGCTGCGATGCGCTGGGCCTGGACTGGACCACCGATATTGCCGATGCGCGTCGTCGGGTCGGCGATCGGGTGGCGCTGCAGGGCAATATGGATCCGTCGATGCTTTACGCCGCGCCGCAGCGTATTGAACAGGAGGTGGAAACCATCCTGTCCGGCTTCGGCCACGGCGAAGGGCATGTGTTCAACCTGGGCCACGGTATTCATCAGGACGTGCCGCCGGAAAACGCCGGCGTGTTTGTCGAGGCGGTGCACGCGCTGTCGGCCAAATATCATCGTTGA
- the purH gene encoding bifunctional phosphoribosylaminoimidazolecarboxamide formyltransferase/IMP cyclohydrolase, with product MQQPRPIRRALLSVSDKAGIVEFAQALSQRGVELLSTGGTARLLADAGLPVTEVSDYTGFPEMMDGRVKTLHPKVHGGILGRRGQDDAIMNQHAIQPIDMVVVNLYPFAQTVARPDCSLEDAVENIDIGGPTMVRSAAKNHKDVAIVVKSCDYAAIIGEMDNNDGSLLFNTRFNLAIKAFEHTAAYDSMIANYFGTLVPAYHGDTEQPAGRFPRTLNLNYVKKQDMRYGENSHQQAAFYIEENLQEASVATAQQLQGKALSYNNIADTDAALECVKEFAEPACVIVKHANPCGVAIGDDILAAYERAYKTDPTSAFGGIIAFNRELDAATAQAIISRQFVEVIIAPNVSEEARSLLAAKQNVRVLACGQWQQRVAGLDFKRVNGGLLVQDRDLGMVTADDLRVVTERQPSEQELRDALFCWKVAKFVKSNAIVYARDNMTIGIGAGQMSRVYSAKIAGIKAGDEGLEVKGSAMASDAFFPFRDGIDAAAAVGITCVIQPGGSIRDDEVIAAANEHGIAMIFTDMRHFRH from the coding sequence ATGCAACAACCTCGTCCAATCCGCCGGGCCCTGCTCAGCGTTTCTGACAAAGCCGGTATCGTTGAATTTGCGCAGGCGCTGTCACAGCGCGGCGTTGAACTTCTGTCTACCGGCGGCACCGCCCGCCTGCTGGCTGATGCCGGCCTGCCTGTCACCGAAGTGTCCGACTATACCGGTTTCCCGGAGATGATGGACGGACGAGTCAAAACCCTGCATCCCAAAGTACACGGCGGCATTCTCGGCCGGCGCGGCCAGGATGATGCCATCATGAACCAGCATGCGATCCAGCCGATCGATATGGTGGTCGTCAACCTGTACCCTTTCGCACAGACCGTTGCACGCCCGGACTGCTCGCTGGAAGACGCGGTGGAAAACATCGATATCGGCGGGCCGACCATGGTGCGCTCTGCCGCCAAGAACCATAAAGACGTTGCCATCGTGGTGAAGAGCTGCGACTACGCAGCAATTATTGGCGAGATGGATAACAACGACGGCTCCCTGCTGTTCAACACTCGCTTCAATCTGGCGATCAAAGCCTTTGAACATACCGCCGCCTATGACAGCATGATTGCCAACTACTTCGGCACGCTGGTGCCGGCTTACCACGGCGATACCGAACAGCCTGCCGGCCGCTTCCCGCGCACCCTGAATCTGAACTACGTGAAGAAGCAGGATATGCGCTACGGGGAAAACAGCCACCAGCAGGCCGCCTTCTATATAGAAGAGAATCTGCAGGAGGCGTCCGTCGCCACGGCGCAGCAGCTGCAGGGTAAAGCGCTCTCTTACAACAATATCGCGGATACCGACGCCGCGCTGGAGTGCGTAAAAGAGTTCGCCGAGCCGGCCTGCGTAATCGTCAAACATGCCAACCCGTGCGGCGTGGCAATTGGCGATGACATTCTGGCGGCCTACGAGCGCGCTTACAAAACCGACCCGACCTCCGCGTTCGGCGGCATCATCGCCTTTAACCGTGAGCTGGACGCCGCCACCGCGCAGGCCATTATCAGTCGCCAGTTCGTTGAAGTGATCATCGCGCCAAACGTCAGCGAAGAAGCACGCAGCCTGCTGGCCGCCAAACAGAACGTGCGCGTACTGGCCTGCGGACAATGGCAGCAGCGCGTTGCCGGCCTGGACTTCAAACGCGTCAACGGCGGCCTGCTGGTGCAGGATCGCGATTTGGGCATGGTGACCGCAGATGACCTGCGCGTCGTCACCGAGCGCCAGCCAAGCGAGCAAGAGCTGCGTGATGCGCTGTTCTGCTGGAAAGTGGCCAAGTTCGTGAAGTCCAATGCTATCGTCTATGCACGCGACAATATGACCATCGGCATTGGTGCCGGCCAAATGAGCCGCGTTTACTCCGCCAAAATCGCCGGCATCAAGGCAGGCGATGAAGGGCTGGAAGTGAAAGGCTCCGCAATGGCCTCCGACGCCTTCTTCCCGTTCCGCGACGGCATTGATGCCGCAGCCGCGGTGGGCATCACCTGCGTGATCCAGCCGGGCGGCTCCATTCGCGACGACGAAGTGATCGCCGCCGCCAACGAGCACGGCATCGCCATGATCTTCACCGACATGCGCCACTTCCGCCATTAA
- the nfi gene encoding deoxyribonuclease V (cleaves DNA at apurinic or apyrimidinic sites), producing the protein MDTQTLRAEQLQRAADVIRQDQLAVDPPAFIAGCDVGFEQEGAVTRAAIAILRYPSLELVEYQIARIATTMPYIPGFLSFREYPALLAAWERLRQKPDLIFVDGHGISHPRRLGVASHFGLLVDVPTIGVAKKRLCGKFEPLGAEVGAKSALMDKGEQLGWVWRSKARCNPLFIATGHRVSADGALAWVQRCMAGYRLPEPTRWADAIASRRPAFQRWLAAHPEVSPCVF; encoded by the coding sequence ATTGATACCCAGACGCTGCGCGCCGAGCAGTTACAGCGCGCCGCAGACGTGATTCGCCAGGACCAGCTGGCGGTCGACCCGCCGGCCTTTATCGCCGGCTGCGACGTGGGGTTCGAACAGGAAGGCGCAGTAACGCGCGCCGCTATCGCGATTCTGCGTTATCCGTCGCTGGAGCTGGTGGAATACCAGATTGCGCGTATTGCCACCACCATGCCGTATATTCCCGGCTTTCTCTCGTTTCGTGAATACCCGGCGCTGCTGGCGGCTTGGGAACGGCTACGGCAGAAGCCCGATCTGATTTTTGTCGACGGCCACGGCATTTCGCATCCGCGTCGCCTCGGCGTGGCCAGCCACTTCGGGCTGTTGGTCGATGTGCCGACCATCGGCGTGGCGAAAAAACGGCTGTGCGGCAAGTTTGAGCCTTTGGGCGCAGAAGTCGGCGCCAAAAGCGCGCTGATGGATAAGGGAGAACAGCTGGGTTGGGTATGGCGCAGCAAGGCGCGCTGCAACCCGCTGTTTATCGCCACCGGGCACCGCGTCAGCGCCGACGGTGCGCTGGCCTGGGTGCAACGCTGCATGGCAGGCTACCGTTTACCTGAACCGACGCGCTGGGCGGACGCCATTGCCTCGCGCCGGCCGGCCTTTCAGCGCTGGCTGGCTGCGCATCCGGAGGTGTCGCCATGCGTATTTTAG
- the actP gene encoding cation/acetate symporter ActP, giving the protein MRYLLAIAALLLPTLANADAISGAVQRQPLNIQAIVMFVLFVGATLYITYWASKRTRSRQDYYTAGGRITGFQNGLAIAGDFMSAASFLGISALVYTSGYDGLIYSIGFLIGWPIILFLIAERLRNLGRYTFADVASYRLQQKPIRLLSACGSLVVVALYLIAQMVGAGKLIELLFGLNYHVAVILVGILMVMYVLFGGMLATTWVQIIKAVLLLAGASFMALMVMKSVNFDFNTLFAEAVKVHPKGGDIMSPGGLVSDPISALSLGLALMFGTAGLPHILMRFFTVSDAKEARKSVFYATGFIGYFYILTFIIGFGAILLVSANPAFKDATGALLGGTNMAAVHLANAVGGNFFLGFISAVAFATILAVVAGLTLAGASAVSHDLYASVVKNGKATEKEELRVSKITVVLLGIVAIGLGILFEKQNIAFMVGLAFSIAASCNFPIIILSMYWSRLTTRGAMIGGWLGLLTAVLLMILGPTIWVEILGHEKPIYPYEYPALFSMIVAFIGTWLFSVTDSSLTGQQERERFRSQFVRSQTGLGISQGSSH; this is encoded by the coding sequence TGCGGTGCAGCGCCAGCCGTTAAATATTCAAGCCATCGTGATGTTTGTCCTGTTCGTCGGTGCGACGTTGTATATCACTTACTGGGCCTCCAAGCGCACCCGCTCCCGCCAGGATTACTATACCGCCGGCGGTCGTATCACCGGTTTTCAAAACGGGCTGGCGATCGCCGGTGACTTTATGTCCGCCGCCTCGTTTCTCGGCATTTCCGCATTGGTTTATACCTCCGGCTACGACGGACTGATCTATTCCATTGGTTTTCTGATTGGCTGGCCGATTATCCTATTCCTGATCGCCGAACGGCTGCGTAACCTGGGGCGCTATACCTTTGCCGACGTCGCATCGTATCGACTGCAGCAAAAACCGATTCGTCTGTTGTCAGCATGCGGTTCTCTGGTGGTGGTTGCGCTCTATCTGATTGCCCAGATGGTCGGCGCCGGCAAACTGATCGAGCTGCTGTTCGGGCTGAACTACCACGTAGCGGTTATTTTGGTCGGTATTTTGATGGTGATGTACGTTCTGTTTGGCGGGATGTTGGCCACTACCTGGGTACAGATTATCAAAGCCGTTCTGCTGCTGGCCGGCGCCAGTTTTATGGCACTGATGGTGATGAAGTCGGTCAATTTTGATTTCAATACGCTGTTTGCCGAAGCCGTGAAGGTGCACCCGAAGGGAGGCGATATCATGAGCCCCGGAGGACTGGTCTCTGACCCCATATCAGCGCTATCGCTGGGCCTGGCACTCATGTTCGGCACCGCCGGCTTGCCGCATATCCTGATGCGTTTCTTCACCGTCAGCGATGCCAAAGAAGCGCGAAAAAGCGTATTCTACGCAACCGGTTTTATTGGCTATTTCTATATTCTGACCTTCATTATCGGCTTTGGCGCCATCCTGCTGGTCAGTGCCAATCCGGCCTTTAAAGATGCCACCGGCGCACTGCTTGGCGGCACCAATATGGCCGCCGTTCACTTAGCCAATGCGGTTGGCGGTAATTTCTTCCTTGGTTTTATCTCTGCCGTCGCGTTCGCCACCATCCTGGCGGTTGTTGCCGGTCTGACATTAGCCGGGGCTTCTGCGGTATCGCACGATCTCTACGCCAGCGTGGTCAAAAACGGCAAGGCGACCGAGAAAGAAGAGCTGCGGGTGTCGAAAATTACCGTGGTACTGCTGGGGATCGTCGCCATTGGCTTGGGGATCCTATTCGAAAAACAAAATATCGCCTTTATGGTCGGGCTGGCCTTCTCCATCGCCGCCAGCTGTAACTTCCCGATCATTATTCTTTCTATGTACTGGTCGCGTCTGACAACCCGCGGCGCCATGATCGGCGGCTGGCTCGGTCTGCTGACCGCGGTGCTTCTGATGATTCTGGGGCCAACGATCTGGGTAGAGATTCTGGGCCATGAGAAGCCTATCTATCCGTACGAATACCCGGCGCTGTTCTCCATGATCGTAGCCTTTATCGGTACCTGGCTGTTCTCTGTCACCGACAGTTCATTGACGGGTCAGCAGGAGCGTGAGCGCTTCCGCTCCCAGTTTGTTCGTTCGCAAACCGGGCTCGGGATTTCCCAGGGAAGTTCTCATTAG
- the rsd gene encoding sigma D regulator produces the protein MLNHLESLTQRVGGSNELVDQWLEARKQLLVAYCTLVGIKPNKEKHTPLNAKALENFCHNLVDYLSAGHFHIYDRVIKQVEGAGSPKMSFATQIYPKLWINTEQVMAFHDRYADTEIDQDLCLAFHQALSDIGETLAARFALEDRLIQLLTETWQPGQQEAEKGNLVQ, from the coding sequence ATGCTCAACCACTTGGAAAGCCTGACTCAGCGCGTTGGTGGTAGTAATGAATTAGTTGATCAATGGCTTGAGGCACGTAAGCAGTTGCTGGTTGCTTACTGCACGCTCGTCGGCATTAAGCCGAATAAAGAAAAGCATACGCCGCTTAATGCAAAAGCGCTGGAGAACTTTTGCCACAATCTGGTGGATTATCTCTCCGCAGGGCATTTTCATATCTATGACAGAGTCATCAAGCAGGTGGAAGGCGCCGGTAGTCCTAAAATGTCTTTCGCCACCCAAATTTATCCCAAGTTGTGGATCAATACCGAACAGGTGATGGCGTTCCACGATCGCTATGCCGACACCGAGATCGATCAGGATCTCTGTCTGGCGTTCCATCAGGCGCTGTCGGACATCGGCGAAACGCTGGCCGCCCGCTTCGCACTGGAAGATCGCCTGATTCAGCTGCTCACAGAAACCTGGCAGCCCGGCCAACAGGAAGCGGAAAAAGGCAACCTGGTCCAATAG
- the purD gene encoding phosphoribosylamine--glycine ligase, whose translation MNILVIGNGGREHALAWKAAQSPLADKVYVAPGNAGSALESNLENVAISATDIPALLAFAQSHDIGLTIVGPEAPLVIGVVDAFQAAGLKIFGPSQAAAQLEGSKAFTKDFLARHQIPTAEYQNFTDVDTALDYVRSKGAPIVIKADGLAAGKGVIVALTLQQAEDAVRDMLAGNAFGDAGHRIVVEEFLDGEEASFIVMVDGEHVVPMATSQDHKRVGDGDTGPNTGGMGAYSPAPVVTDEIHQRVMDQVIWPTVRGMAAEGNTYVGFLYAGLMISAEGQPKVIEFNCRFGDPETQPIMMRLRSDLVALCLAGAEGTLDQQTSQWDERPALGVVLAAGGYPGDYRTGDAIHGLPQQESADGKVFHAGTQLKDGEVVTSGGRVLCVTALGETVAQAQQRAYQLAAGIEWQDSFCRKDIGYRAIARGK comes from the coding sequence ATGAATATTTTAGTTATCGGTAACGGCGGGCGTGAACACGCGCTGGCCTGGAAAGCCGCCCAGTCGCCGCTGGCTGATAAAGTCTACGTCGCCCCCGGTAATGCCGGCAGCGCGCTGGAAAGCAATCTGGAAAACGTAGCCATTTCCGCCACCGACATCCCGGCGCTGCTCGCCTTTGCCCAGAGCCACGACATCGGCCTGACCATTGTCGGGCCGGAAGCACCGCTGGTAATCGGCGTGGTCGACGCCTTCCAGGCCGCCGGCCTGAAAATCTTCGGTCCGTCGCAGGCCGCCGCCCAGTTGGAAGGCTCCAAAGCATTTACCAAAGATTTCCTTGCCCGCCATCAGATCCCGACGGCGGAGTACCAAAACTTTACCGACGTAGACACGGCGCTGGACTACGTGCGCAGCAAAGGCGCGCCGATCGTGATTAAGGCCGACGGGCTGGCGGCAGGCAAAGGGGTCATCGTCGCCCTGACGCTGCAGCAGGCAGAAGACGCCGTGCGCGATATGCTGGCGGGCAACGCCTTTGGCGACGCCGGCCACCGGATTGTGGTTGAAGAGTTCCTGGATGGCGAAGAAGCCAGCTTTATCGTCATGGTGGATGGCGAACACGTGGTGCCGATGGCCACCAGCCAAGACCACAAACGCGTCGGCGACGGCGATACCGGCCCGAACACCGGCGGCATGGGCGCTTACTCGCCGGCGCCGGTGGTTACCGACGAAATCCACCAGCGGGTGATGGATCAGGTGATCTGGCCAACGGTGCGCGGCATGGCGGCAGAAGGCAACACCTACGTCGGTTTCCTGTACGCCGGCCTGATGATTTCCGCCGAGGGTCAGCCAAAAGTGATCGAATTCAACTGCCGCTTCGGTGACCCGGAAACCCAGCCGATCATGATGCGCCTGCGCTCCGATCTGGTGGCACTGTGCCTGGCAGGCGCTGAAGGCACGCTGGATCAGCAGACTTCCCAGTGGGATGAGCGCCCCGCTCTTGGCGTGGTGTTGGCTGCCGGCGGCTATCCTGGCGACTACCGCACCGGCGATGCGATTCACGGCCTGCCGCAGCAGGAGAGCGCCGACGGTAAAGTCTTCCATGCCGGCACGCAGTTGAAAGATGGCGAAGTCGTTACCAGCGGCGGACGCGTACTGTGTGTGACGGCGCTGGGCGAGACGGTGGCGCAGGCGCAGCAACGCGCTTATCAACTGGCGGCGGGTATTGAGTGGCAGGACAGCTTCTGCCGGAAAGATATCGGTTATCGCGCGATTGCGCGCGGCAAGTAA
- the nudC gene encoding NAD(+) diphosphatase, with protein MELALTGNEKGWWIVSHENKLWLPNGELPFGAADKWGLRGEAARQIGEWQGAPVWLVRRAMAQEMGSVRQLLDLDRALFQLAGRGVQLAEFYRSHQFCGYCGHKMHLSRTENACLCDHCRERYYPQIAPCVIVAIRRDDEILLAQHVRHRGGIHTVLAGFVEVGETLEQAAAREVMEESNIEIKNLRYVSSQPWPFPQSLMMAFMADYHRGELRHDPKELLHAGWYRYDRLPLLPPPGTVARRLIEDTVVLCRDA; from the coding sequence ATGGAACTTGCATTAACAGGTAACGAAAAGGGCTGGTGGATCGTCAGCCATGAAAACAAACTTTGGTTACCAAACGGTGAATTGCCGTTTGGTGCTGCCGATAAATGGGGCCTGCGCGGCGAAGCGGCGCGGCAAATTGGTGAGTGGCAAGGGGCGCCGGTCTGGCTGGTGCGCCGCGCCATGGCGCAGGAGATGGGCTCGGTGCGGCAGCTGCTGGATCTCGACCGCGCCCTGTTCCAGTTAGCCGGGCGCGGGGTGCAGCTGGCCGAATTTTATCGTTCCCATCAATTTTGCGGCTATTGCGGCCATAAAATGCACCTGAGCCGAACCGAAAACGCCTGCCTGTGCGACCACTGCCGTGAACGCTATTACCCGCAAATCGCCCCCTGTGTGATCGTCGCCATTCGCCGCGATGATGAAATCCTGCTGGCGCAGCACGTGCGGCACCGCGGCGGCATCCATACGGTGCTGGCCGGTTTTGTCGAGGTCGGGGAGACGCTGGAGCAGGCGGCGGCGCGCGAGGTGATGGAGGAGAGTAATATTGAAATTAAAAACCTGCGTTACGTCTCCTCCCAGCCCTGGCCGTTCCCGCAGTCGCTGATGATGGCCTTTATGGCGGATTATCATCGCGGTGAATTGCGCCACGACCCTAAGGAACTGCTGCATGCCGGCTGGTATCGTTACGATCGGCTGCCCTTGCTGCCGCCGCCGGGCACCGTGGCGCGGCGTTTGATTGAGGACACCGTGGTGCTGTGCCGGGACGCATGA
- a CDS encoding YjaG family protein: MLRNPIHLRLEKLESWQHLTFMASLCERMYPNYQMFCLQTEFGDPQVYRRILDLIWETLVVKDAKVNFDSQLEKLEEAIPAAEDYDLYGVYPAIDACIALGELIHSRLSGETLEHAIAISETSIRTVAMLEMTQAGKEMTDEELKVLPAVEEEWDIQWEIFRLLAACEERDLDLIKGLRADLREAGVSNIGINLAQ, translated from the coding sequence ATGCTCCGTAATCCAATTCATTTACGCTTAGAAAAGCTTGAAAGCTGGCAACATTTGACCTTTATGGCTAGTCTGTGCGAGCGTATGTATCCGAATTACCAGATGTTCTGCCTGCAAACCGAGTTTGGCGACCCGCAGGTGTACCGCCGAATCCTGGATTTGATTTGGGAGACGCTGGTAGTGAAAGACGCCAAGGTCAACTTCGACAGCCAGCTCGAGAAGTTGGAGGAAGCGATTCCGGCGGCGGAAGATTACGATCTTTACGGCGTTTACCCGGCGATTGATGCCTGTATCGCATTAGGGGAACTGATCCATTCGCGCCTCAGCGGGGAGACGCTGGAGCACGCCATCGCCATCAGCGAAACATCAATTCGTACCGTGGCGATGTTGGAAATGACCCAGGCCGGGAAAGAAATGACCGATGAAGAACTGAAGGTTCTGCCGGCGGTTGAGGAAGAATGGGACATCCAGTGGGAAATTTTCCGCCTGCTGGCAGCCTGCGAAGAGCGCGATTTAGACCTGATTAAAGGGCTACGCGCAGACCTTCGTGAGGCTGGCGTGAGCAATATTGGGATAAATTTAGCGCAATAA